In a single window of the Melioribacteraceae bacterium genome:
- a CDS encoding OmpH family outer membrane protein: MKKLIILSIFFIAVVVSAQTTTQKIGYVDSEIILAQYPAAIKAKSDLDGLVAKWRKEADSMGVELQKSYADYQQKAQMMKQDEQQKAQQAIVEKEQKIQVFREQKFGQPNGEYFTKQDQLMKPVKEKVFQAIDDVRTEEGMSFVFDKVGDTFLLSADAQFDLTFKVLDRLKRGK; this comes from the coding sequence GTGAAAAAACTAATTATACTCTCGATATTTTTTATTGCAGTAGTAGTATCGGCACAAACAACAACACAAAAAATCGGTTATGTTGATTCCGAAATAATTCTTGCTCAGTATCCTGCGGCTATCAAAGCTAAAAGCGACCTTGATGGTTTAGTAGCTAAATGGAGAAAAGAAGCAGACAGTATGGGTGTTGAGTTACAAAAATCATATGCCGATTATCAACAAAAAGCACAAATGATGAAACAAGATGAACAACAGAAAGCTCAACAAGCGATCGTAGAAAAAGAACAAAAAATCCAGGTATTCAGAGAGCAAAAATTTGGTCAACCAAACGGTGAATATTTTACAAAACAAGATCAATTGATGAAGCCGGTAAAAGAAAAGGTTTTTCAGGCAATAGACGATGTTAGAACCGAAGAGGGTATGTCTTTTGTGTTTGACAAAGTCGGTGATACTTTTTTACTTTCGGCAGACGCTCAATTCGATCTTACTTTTAAAGTGCTCGATCGTCTCAAAAGAGGCAAATAA
- a CDS encoding OmpH family outer membrane protein has translation MKKFSFLLSTLLLVGFVSQSFSQPKIGYVDSDAIMKQLPDAQDAQKKLDAIIREWNEELGKLEREWKTKYDDYEKRKLILSEQKRVDIEKELIQLEDQISKYRQDKFGVQGELFRKTDEVMKPIQNRIFNIIKDIAKELEYDFIFDRSGEILFLYAKEEFDLTNLVLEKLK, from the coding sequence ATGAAAAAGTTCAGTTTTCTTTTATCTACATTATTATTAGTTGGTTTTGTTTCTCAATCATTTTCACAGCCAAAAATTGGGTATGTTGATAGCGACGCGATAATGAAGCAATTACCCGACGCTCAAGATGCGCAGAAGAAACTTGATGCCATTATCAGAGAGTGGAATGAAGAATTGGGTAAACTTGAGAGAGAGTGGAAAACCAAATATGATGATTACGAAAAAAGAAAACTTATTCTTAGTGAACAAAAAAGGGTTGATATTGAGAAAGAGTTAATTCAACTTGAAGATCAAATATCAAAATACCGGCAGGATAAATTCGGAGTTCAAGGAGAACTTTTCAGAAAAACCGACGAGGTTATGAAGCCTATTCAAAATAGAATTTTTAATATTATCAAAGATATTGCCAAAGAACTTGAATATGATTTTATATTCGACAGAAGCGGTGAAATTCTTTTCCTTTACGCTAAAGAAGAATTCGATTTAACTAATCTTGTTTTAGAAAAACTAAAATGA
- the lpxD gene encoding UDP-3-O-(3-hydroxymyristoyl)glucosamine N-acyltransferase has protein sequence MKIKLKDAADLVGGTVYGNPEITFSGVAKIDEAQNEDLTFLYLPAYQKYLSTTNAAVVLISPEFPRIRTDLNYIEVKNPNAALQKIIINYFKPEIKLTGIDPSASVHADAIIGANVAIGKNAVISAGCVIGDNSIIHHNSVILEDVTIGNNCLIYPNVSIREECIIGDRVIIHSNTVVGSDGFGYIPDEKGVFHKVPQIGNVILEDDVELGSNVSVDRAAMGSTIVKNGAKIDNLVQIAHNVVVGENTVMSAQSGIAGSTKVGKNCMMGGQAGITGHVELGDRIQIGAQSGVSKSLMKSGVYFGSPAMELKTALKRESYIRGLPEQIEKIKKLEEKIASLEQKISELSK, from the coding sequence ATGAAAATAAAATTGAAGGATGCCGCCGACCTAGTCGGCGGTACTGTTTATGGCAATCCCGAGATTACTTTCTCCGGAGTCGCAAAAATTGATGAAGCTCAAAATGAGGATTTAACTTTTCTTTATTTGCCCGCTTATCAAAAGTATTTATCAACTACTAACGCAGCTGTTGTTTTGATTAGTCCTGAATTCCCCAGAATAAGAACCGATTTAAATTATATTGAAGTTAAAAACCCGAATGCCGCGCTTCAAAAAATTATTATAAACTATTTTAAGCCGGAAATAAAACTAACTGGAATTGATCCCTCAGCTTCAGTTCATGCCGATGCAATAATTGGAGCAAATGTTGCGATTGGTAAAAATGCTGTGATCTCTGCCGGATGTGTGATTGGCGATAATTCTATTATTCATCATAATTCTGTAATTCTTGAAGATGTAACAATCGGTAACAACTGTTTGATCTATCCAAACGTTTCGATTAGAGAGGAATGTATTATTGGCGATAGAGTTATTATCCACTCCAATACAGTAGTTGGCTCTGATGGTTTCGGCTACATACCCGATGAGAAAGGTGTATTTCACAAAGTCCCACAAATTGGTAATGTTATACTTGAAGATGATGTTGAGCTGGGGTCAAATGTTTCTGTGGACAGAGCCGCTATGGGATCAACTATTGTGAAGAACGGAGCAAAGATTGATAACCTTGTGCAAATTGCTCATAATGTTGTTGTTGGGGAAAATACTGTTATGTCCGCTCAATCCGGAATTGCCGGTTCAACAAAAGTTGGGAAAAATTGTATGATGGGTGGACAAGCCGGAATTACCGGTCATGTAGAATTAGGAGATCGTATTCAAATTGGAGCTCAATCGGGCGTTTCAAAATCGCTAATGAAATCTGGAGTTTATTTCGGATCCCCCGCAATGGAATTGAAAACCGCATTAAAAAGAGAATCATATATAAGAGGGCTTCCCGAACAAATAGAAAAGATTAAAAAATTAGAAGAAAAAATTGCATCTTTGGAGCAGAAAATTTCAGAATTAAGTAAATAA
- a CDS encoding bifunctional UDP-3-O-[3-hydroxymyristoyl] N-acetylglucosamine deacetylase/3-hydroxyacyl-ACP dehydratase, with amino-acid sequence MLELQRTIAKPVSLSGTGLHTGTKCTMTFKPAPANYGIRFVRVDLGGNPEIPANADYVIDISRGTTLGLGTAKVHTVEHVLAAIVGLQLDNIIIELDGIEPPIGDGSAMPYVDKLIEAGIVTQDEPKDYLVIDQTVIHHNEEEQVDIVALPLNSYRITVMVDYQNPALGSQHSGLFDLEKEFVTEFAPARTFCFLSEVEALADKGLIQGGNIDNAVVIVDHDIDEKGLTRLKEKLNLHEELSVTHEGFLSNNKLRFKNEPVRHKLLDVIGDLALIGVPIKAQILAARPGHKANVEFAKKIRALYQQKKFVKKYQLVKKEGVVFDINAIQRILPHRYPFLMVDKITELEMDKRVVGVKSVTINEPFFQGHFPGQPVMPGVLIVEALAQVSGILVLNSIKDAENSLVYFMSINNAKFRKPVVPGDQITLEAELISKKSKYFSARGIAYVDDTVVAEAEFMGAIVPKENNKQ; translated from the coding sequence ATGCTCGAGCTTCAAAGAACAATCGCAAAACCGGTTTCTCTTTCGGGTACCGGCTTACATACGGGTACAAAATGTACAATGACATTCAAACCCGCTCCCGCCAACTATGGAATCCGATTTGTTAGAGTTGATTTAGGAGGTAATCCTGAAATCCCCGCAAATGCTGACTACGTTATTGATATTTCAAGAGGGACAACTTTAGGGCTAGGAACCGCAAAAGTTCATACAGTTGAGCATGTTCTAGCCGCAATAGTTGGTCTCCAGCTCGATAATATTATAATTGAGCTCGATGGTATTGAACCTCCTATTGGAGATGGCAGCGCAATGCCTTATGTAGATAAATTGATAGAAGCCGGTATTGTTACACAAGATGAACCAAAAGATTATTTAGTTATTGATCAAACTGTTATTCATCACAATGAAGAAGAACAGGTTGATATTGTTGCCCTTCCATTAAATAGTTATAGAATAACTGTTATGGTAGATTATCAAAATCCAGCACTCGGGAGCCAGCATTCCGGATTATTCGATCTTGAAAAAGAATTTGTTACTGAATTTGCCCCGGCAAGAACTTTTTGTTTTTTAAGTGAAGTTGAAGCTCTTGCAGATAAAGGTTTGATACAAGGCGGCAATATTGATAATGCAGTTGTAATTGTTGATCATGATATTGATGAAAAGGGATTAACTCGACTTAAAGAGAAATTGAATTTGCACGAAGAACTAAGCGTAACCCATGAAGGATTTTTGAGTAATAATAAATTGAGATTTAAGAATGAACCGGTGCGTCATAAATTGTTAGATGTGATTGGTGATTTGGCTTTAATTGGTGTTCCAATAAAAGCACAAATACTTGCCGCCCGCCCCGGTCATAAAGCCAATGTAGAATTCGCTAAAAAAATACGTGCTCTCTATCAGCAGAAAAAATTCGTAAAAAAATATCAGCTGGTTAAAAAGGAAGGCGTTGTATTTGATATTAACGCCATTCAGAGAATACTTCCCCACCGCTACCCATTTTTAATGGTCGATAAAATTACTGAACTTGAAATGGATAAAAGAGTTGTCGGTGTAAAATCGGTTACTATTAACGAACCATTTTTTCAAGGGCATTTTCCCGGACAACCTGTAATGCCGGGAGTTTTAATAGTTGAGGCATTAGCCCAAGTTAGCGGCATATTAGTTCTGAACTCAATTAAAGATGCAGAAAATAGTTTAGTTTATTTTATGAGTATCAATAACGCAAAATTTAGAAAACCGGTTGTGCCCGGAGATCAAATAACACTTGAGGCCGAACTGATTTCTAAAAAAAGTAAATATTTTTCAGCAAGAGGCATTGCTTATGTGGATGATACTGTTGTGGCTGAAGCTGAATTTATGGGAGCAATTGTACCTAAAGAAAATAATAAACAATAA
- the lpxA gene encoding acyl-ACP--UDP-N-acetylglucosamine O-acyltransferase, with amino-acid sequence MSKIHPTAIISPNAKIGSNIEAAPFAIISDNVIIGDNCKIGPNACIYEGARIGNNVTIYQGASISNKPQDLKYANEESELFIGDNTVIREFVTLHRGTVATRKTAVGSNCLLMAYCHVAHDCSIGNGVIIGNAVQIAGHVEVEDQVIIGGLSAVHQFDRIGKHCMIGGGSMVNTDVPPFLMTSGYPARYMGLNIVGLKRRGFSVQEIEEIKGAYHIYYNSGLTFQEAKTKIKDNFPSSPYIQMILEFMSKSTRNIIRK; translated from the coding sequence ATGAGCAAAATACATCCTACCGCTATAATTAGCCCAAATGCAAAAATAGGTTCTAATATTGAAGCCGCACCATTCGCCATAATTTCTGATAATGTTATTATTGGTGATAATTGTAAAATTGGACCAAATGCTTGCATCTATGAAGGCGCACGAATTGGTAATAATGTAACTATTTACCAGGGCGCGTCAATTTCAAATAAACCGCAAGATTTGAAATACGCCAATGAGGAATCGGAATTATTTATTGGTGATAATACGGTAATTAGAGAATTTGTAACATTGCATCGAGGGACAGTCGCCACTCGAAAAACTGCGGTTGGAAGTAATTGCCTGTTGATGGCCTATTGCCATGTAGCGCACGACTGCTCAATTGGAAATGGTGTAATTATTGGCAACGCGGTTCAAATTGCGGGGCATGTTGAAGTTGAAGATCAAGTAATAATTGGTGGATTGAGTGCGGTGCATCAATTCGACCGAATTGGAAAACATTGCATGATTGGGGGCGGCTCGATGGTGAATACTGATGTTCCCCCATTTTTAATGACCTCCGGTTATCCAGCGCGATATATGGGATTAAATATCGTAGGATTAAAGAGACGTGGATTTTCGGTCCAGGAAATAGAAGAAATAAAAGGCGCTTACCATATTTATTATAATAGCGGACTTACATTTCAGGAAGCAAAAACTAAAATAAAAGATAACTTCCCTTCCTCGCCATACATACAAATGATTCTTGAATTTATGTCGAAATCAACGCGTAATATAATCCGAAAATGA
- the rfaE1 gene encoding D-glycero-beta-D-manno-heptose-7-phosphate kinase — protein sequence MISTSQKKLNQLKKKFNGKKIAVIGDMMLDSYFWGSVSRVSPEAPVPVVEIDDEFQRFGGAMNVAYNILTLGGTPIPIGILGNDQDAEIMKDLMKKTGINSSSLIIDNQRPTTNKTRVIANNQHVVRIDKEKRNPISSQVEAKIINTLKKNIKNINAIILEDYNKGVLTQSLIRAAIKLANENEVIITVDPKFNNFFEYQNVTVFKPNRKETEDALGIRIQSSEDLKKAGHLLLEKLNAKYVLLTLGEEGISLFQRGKSEVKIATKARKVADVSGAGDTVISTLTMALCAGANIYDAAYLANYAGGLVCQEVGIVPISLDYLFKTVGEEI from the coding sequence ATGATTAGTACATCTCAAAAAAAATTAAATCAGTTGAAGAAAAAATTTAACGGCAAAAAGATTGCTGTTATTGGTGATATGATGCTCGATTCATATTTCTGGGGCTCTGTTTCAAGAGTCTCCCCCGAAGCTCCCGTTCCCGTTGTTGAAATTGATGATGAGTTTCAAAGATTTGGCGGAGCGATGAATGTTGCTTATAATATTTTAACTCTTGGTGGGACTCCAATTCCAATTGGAATTTTAGGCAATGATCAGGATGCGGAGATAATGAAAGATTTGATGAAGAAAACAGGAATCAATAGCTCCTCCCTAATTATTGATAATCAAAGACCAACTACAAACAAAACTCGTGTTATTGCCAATAACCAGCATGTGGTAAGAATCGATAAAGAAAAAAGAAATCCGATCTCATCACAAGTAGAAGCAAAAATTATAAACACCTTGAAGAAAAATATTAAAAATATAAATGCAATCATCCTGGAAGATTACAATAAGGGAGTGCTTACTCAATCATTGATTAGAGCCGCAATCAAACTTGCTAATGAGAATGAAGTTATAATTACTGTTGATCCAAAGTTTAATAATTTTTTTGAATACCAGAATGTTACTGTTTTTAAGCCAAACAGAAAAGAAACCGAAGACGCGCTTGGTATCCGTATACAATCTTCTGAAGATTTGAAAAAAGCCGGGCATCTACTTCTCGAAAAACTAAATGCTAAATATGTTTTACTTACTCTTGGAGAAGAAGGAATTTCTCTTTTCCAGAGAGGAAAATCAGAAGTTAAAATAGCAACTAAAGCCAGAAAGGTTGCAGATGTATCCGGCGCCGGAGATACAGTAATATCCACTCTAACAATGGCATTGTGCGCAGGTGCAAATATATATGATGCAGCATATCTCGCCAATTATGCCGGCGGCTTAGTTTGCCAGGAAGTAGGTATTGTCCCAATCTCACTTGACTATTTATTTAAAACTGTTGGAGAAGAGATATAA
- the rfaE2 gene encoding D-glycero-beta-D-manno-heptose 1-phosphate adenylyltransferase, protein MILSVNELITIRLQLKHENKKVVFTNGVFDILHAGHVDYINKAKDKGDILIVALNSDLSVKKIKGENRPIVPQYERGFIISNLKAVDYVTFFDEETPYEVIKKLIPDVLIKGADWAPENIVGKDIVEANGGTVQTIEFVNQTSTTNIIKTVIERYSK, encoded by the coding sequence ATGATTTTATCAGTTAATGAATTAATAACTATTAGACTTCAGCTCAAGCATGAGAACAAGAAAGTAGTTTTTACGAATGGCGTTTTTGATATATTGCACGCAGGCCATGTAGATTATATAAATAAGGCAAAAGATAAAGGAGATATTTTAATTGTAGCGCTAAACTCCGACTTGTCAGTTAAAAAAATTAAGGGAGAAAATCGCCCAATAGTTCCTCAATATGAACGAGGTTTTATAATCTCCAATCTCAAAGCTGTAGATTATGTAACATTCTTCGATGAAGAAACTCCTTACGAAGTAATAAAAAAGTTAATTCCCGATGTTTTGATAAAAGGAGCCGATTGGGCTCCTGAAAATATTGTGGGTAAAGATATTGTTGAAGCAAATGGTGGAACTGTTCAAACAATTGAGTTTGTTAATCAAACATCTACAACAAATATTATTAAAACAGTAATCGAGAGATATTCTAAATAA
- the rnr gene encoding ribonuclease R: MKKEIKAYFKNHPSISIKAVDLAKKLRITEEYQYAELKSVLFRLYEEEYLEKIGKRYQLRKAASEKLIGNVQLVNDGDYAFVILKNSSMEDIFVVGKNLNTAFDGDLVEVVLLNKKSGKSTEGKIVEIVERKRDEVVGILKKQKSYFFVIPDESKIHRHFYINEKKLGNAKDGDKVVVHKITWKAESENPEGEIKEVLGKAGSYDAEIASIARQFGLSYKFPKAVLKQANEIPTQISEEEISKRIDLREKNIFTIDPDDAKDFDDAVSVDILPNGNYSVGIHIADVSHFIPTGSPIYNEALERGTSVYIVGKVIPMLPEKLSNNICSLVPFEDRLTYSVLVEMSPLHKIISYEIKKSVINSKRRFTYDEAQNIIESGKGDFNSEIALLFKISQTLRNERIKKGSINFFSPEVVFKLDKNGTPIDIQIKQVRESNNLIEEFMLLANKIIAKHIKVEKNKIIAPFVYRVHDLPDKEKVGEFARFVQSLGYSFDPNATNKSKQFQKLLDQVKGTEEDAVVNEIAIRSMAKAVYSTENIGHYGLGFKDYTHFTSPIRRFPDLIVHKLIFNFIENKREKNFSLEELTEICNHASARERNAVNAERLSVKLKQIEYLKGKVGSEFHAIVSGITHFGIFVELNQTLAEGLIRLRDMDDDYYIFDEKNYSVVGKRNKKRIRLGDKVLVKLINVDEQKRALDFMLLG; encoded by the coding sequence ATGAAAAAAGAAATCAAAGCATATTTTAAGAATCACCCTTCGATCAGTATCAAAGCTGTTGATTTAGCAAAAAAATTGAGAATCACCGAAGAGTACCAATACGCAGAATTGAAAAGTGTTCTCTTTCGTTTATACGAAGAAGAATATCTTGAAAAAATTGGCAAGCGTTATCAATTAAGAAAAGCCGCATCCGAAAAATTAATAGGAAATGTTCAGCTTGTTAATGATGGAGATTATGCATTCGTCATACTTAAAAATAGCAGCATGGAGGATATTTTTGTAGTTGGGAAAAACTTAAATACCGCATTCGACGGCGACTTGGTTGAGGTGGTTTTACTAAATAAAAAATCGGGTAAAAGTACTGAGGGGAAAATAGTTGAAATAGTTGAACGCAAACGAGATGAAGTTGTTGGGATTCTTAAAAAACAAAAATCCTATTTCTTTGTTATCCCCGACGAATCTAAAATTCATAGGCATTTTTATATTAATGAAAAAAAATTGGGCAATGCTAAAGACGGTGATAAAGTAGTTGTTCATAAAATTACATGGAAAGCGGAATCAGAAAATCCCGAAGGAGAAATAAAAGAGGTATTGGGGAAAGCCGGAAGTTATGATGCGGAGATTGCTTCAATCGCTCGCCAATTCGGGCTATCATACAAATTTCCAAAAGCAGTATTGAAACAAGCGAATGAAATTCCTACACAAATTTCAGAAGAAGAGATTTCTAAAAGAATTGATTTGCGAGAAAAAAATATCTTTACCATAGATCCAGATGATGCTAAAGATTTTGATGACGCAGTCTCTGTGGACATTCTTCCTAATGGTAATTACTCAGTTGGAATTCATATCGCTGATGTTAGTCATTTTATACCCACCGGAAGCCCCATTTATAATGAAGCACTTGAAAGAGGTACCAGTGTTTATATTGTTGGTAAAGTGATTCCTATGCTCCCCGAAAAACTTTCGAACAATATTTGCTCACTAGTACCATTCGAAGATAGACTCACCTATTCGGTATTAGTTGAAATGAGTCCTCTTCATAAGATTATATCATATGAAATAAAAAAATCAGTTATAAATAGCAAAAGAAGATTTACATATGATGAAGCTCAAAATATAATTGAAAGCGGCAAAGGAGATTTTAATTCCGAGATCGCTTTACTATTTAAGATTTCACAAACTTTGAGAAATGAACGGATTAAGAAAGGAAGTATAAACTTTTTCTCCCCTGAGGTTGTCTTTAAACTGGATAAAAATGGAACTCCCATTGATATTCAAATTAAGCAAGTGCGTGAAAGTAACAATTTGATTGAAGAGTTTATGCTGCTGGCAAATAAAATTATTGCTAAACACATAAAGGTCGAAAAGAACAAAATTATTGCTCCTTTTGTTTATAGAGTGCATGATTTACCCGATAAAGAAAAAGTTGGAGAATTTGCGAGATTTGTGCAATCGTTAGGATACTCTTTCGATCCTAATGCAACAAACAAGTCTAAGCAATTTCAAAAATTACTTGATCAAGTTAAAGGAACTGAAGAGGATGCTGTAGTTAATGAGATTGCAATTAGATCAATGGCTAAGGCGGTTTACTCAACTGAGAATATTGGACATTACGGATTGGGATTTAAAGATTATACCCATTTCACTTCTCCAATCCGAAGGTTTCCCGATCTTATTGTCCATAAATTAATTTTCAATTTCATTGAGAATAAAAGGGAGAAAAATTTCTCTCTGGAAGAATTAACAGAAATTTGCAATCATGCATCGGCCCGAGAAAGAAATGCTGTAAATGCCGAACGATTATCGGTTAAGTTGAAACAAATTGAATATTTAAAAGGTAAAGTCGGTTCTGAATTTCATGCTATTGTTTCTGGTATTACACATTTTGGAATATTTGTGGAATTAAATCAAACTTTAGCTGAAGGTCTTATAAGACTTAGAGATATGGATGATGATTATTACATTTTTGATGAAAAGAATTATTCTGTAGTTGGAAAGCGAAATAAGAAAAGAATACGTCTTGGAGATAAAGTATTAGTGAAACTAATAAATGTTGATGAGCAAAAAAGAGCATTAGATTTTATGCTTCTCGGTTAA